One Brevinematia bacterium genomic window, TGGAATAATAAATATGGAACCTCTTAAAGGTAGTGCGGTTTTGGAGATAGATCCTACCATAACTTTTGTGGTGATAGATAGGTTGTTTGGTGGTAAAGGTGAAACATTGAAGGATAACAGAGAGCTAACGGATATAGAAAAATCTGTTATGGAAAGTGTTATAGTTAGGATTCTATCTAACCTTAGGGAGTCGTGGGCAAATGTTATTGATCTTAGACCTAGGTTGGGTAATATTGAAGTCAATCCTCAGTTTGCTCAGCTAGTGCCTCCTACAGATATGGTTGTTCTAATAACCTTTGATGTCAAGATAGGTGAGGCCGAAGGTATGATGAATTTATGTGTTCCGTATGTTACAATAGAGCCGATAATGTCAAAGCTTAGCGCGCAGTACTGGTATTCTGGTATAAAGAAAATTATGACTAAGGAAACATTGGATTTGGTCAAGGATACTCTTAATAAAGTTGAGCTTGACATAAGTGTTATAATTGGATCTACTACCCTTAAGTTTAGGGACATTAGGAAGCTTAAACCTGGGGATGTCATAAGGCTTGATCAGAGTATGAGGGATAACATGATAATGAAGGTTGAGAATAAGGAGAAGTTCTACTGTAGGCCTGGTAAAGTTGGAAAGAAAGTTGCTGTGCAAATAACTGGAATAATAGAAAGGTTGTCAGAAGATATATTAGAATTAGTTTTAAGGGAGGTGGAGGACTAGTATGTTTGGAGGAGAGGGACATCTTTCGCAAGAAGAGATGGATGCACTTCTTAGTGCGACTGATACATTTGATACCTTTAAGGGTTTTGATATGACTAGAGCGGTAGATACAGGTGAAGGTCTTTTGACAGAGATAGACAGAAGTAATCTTACCGAGCTTTTTAAGCAAATATTGGAAGCTCAGAGAAGTATGCTTAGGGCGCAAATACCTGGAAAGGAAGTTGTCATTTCTGGTTTAAGTATAGATACTTTTGATAGTTCTAGGTTATCTATGGAGATTGTGGGTGAATCTGTGGATGTTAGATTTAATATTTCTGGTAATATTACAGGTGAGGTGCATTTTATTTATCCTTCCAACGCGCTTTTAGCGATCATGAATCCGTTGATAGGAGATGAGGCGAATACACTTCTATCGGACCTGATCATGGCGACTTTCCAGCAAAATATTTCTATGATTATATCTAACTTTGTGACCAATCTGAGCGAAAAAACTGGGAAAATCTTGGCAGCAGGGGCACCAATTGTGCAGAAGTTATCTGATATTAGGAATGTGACTTTTCCTAATGTTCCGTTGCTGATGGTGTCTTTCTCAATGGGAGTGGGTAGTAGACAAGGTAGAATGTATTGGATTTTGCCACAGAATACTGCAAAACAGATAATTCTTTCTTACACGACCAAGAAGATACCTGAAGCGGAAAGGGGAGTGCTAAAAACAAAGGGTGAGGCTGAGGAGCAAGGGAAACTTGTAGTAAGACCAGTAGAGTTTGGTTCTTTGGAAGAAGTTTCGGTTGAAGCGGAAGGGTCGTTTGCGCTGATTCTTGATGTTCCTGTGCAGATAACTGTTGAGCTTGGTAGAACCAAAATGTTGGTGAAGGAGGTTCTGCAGTTAGGAGAGGGGTCGGTAGTTGAATTAGATAAACTTGCAGGTGAGCCTGTAGATATATTGGTCAATGGAAGGTTGATTGCAAAGGAGATTGAAGGAAAGCTTCGGCGTAAGAATAACAGAAATAGTCAACCACATTGATAGAATGTTCAAGTATTCTGAAAAAGGATAAACTGAAAAGGTTTTTTGCCGACAATTTATTTAGATAGCGGTATCCAGGGAAACAGGAGATGATTACTGAAGAAATAATTGAGGATCAGGGTAGGATAGAAAAAATACTCAGTTACCTGAAGGAAAATAAAAGCACTTTAAGTTTGAAAACAAATAATGGAATAGTTGTCTCTTTCGCTATTAGCGATTTTTCTGCAAATATTATCAACATCAAGGAAG contains:
- the fliM gene encoding flagellar motor switch protein FliM, which gives rise to MTNVLSQEEIDHLLSALQTGGEVKEISSLSVEPTSPSVIKKNIKSYDFRRPDRFSKDQLRTLQMIHETFARLTSTFLSAQLRLVVQVHVASTDQLTYEEFSRSIPSPTTLGIINMEPLKGSAVLEIDPTITFVVIDRLFGGKGETLKDNRELTDIEKSVMESVIVRILSNLRESWANVIDLRPRLGNIEVNPQFAQLVPPTDMVVLITFDVKIGEAEGMMNLCVPYVTIEPIMSKLSAQYWYSGIKKIMTKETLDLVKDTLNKVELDISVIIGSTTLKFRDIRKLKPGDVIRLDQSMRDNMIMKVENKEKFYCRPGKVGKKVAVQITGIIERLSEDILELVLREVED
- a CDS encoding FliM/FliN family flagellar motor switch protein, which encodes MFGGEGHLSQEEMDALLSATDTFDTFKGFDMTRAVDTGEGLLTEIDRSNLTELFKQILEAQRSMLRAQIPGKEVVISGLSIDTFDSSRLSMEIVGESVDVRFNISGNITGEVHFIYPSNALLAIMNPLIGDEANTLLSDLIMATFQQNISMIISNFVTNLSEKTGKILAAGAPIVQKLSDIRNVTFPNVPLLMVSFSMGVGSRQGRMYWILPQNTAKQIILSYTTKKIPEAERGVLKTKGEAEEQGKLVVRPVEFGSLEEVSVEAEGSFALILDVPVQITVELGRTKMLVKEVLQLGEGSVVELDKLAGEPVDILVNGRLIAKEIEGKLRRKNNRNSQPH